In Legionella beliardensis, the following are encoded in one genomic region:
- the glgB gene encoding 1,4-alpha-glucan branching protein GlgB: protein MSQDKTQQALLELAQDAGILISYESAWKEKVVATEPVILCLLNRLGIPIKKVEQAPDFLKKSLENKISAKIEKNIVIWDGQARKIPVLLTEQESKEAVIYSIKLEDGSIIDGEITLSKIRAKRKQAHGIDYIEKLISLPKLPIGYHQLQIKLLNHAYTSLLIVAPTKFYTANIDKDPCYGIFAPIYALHDEQVTQCGDLATFSHFSSWLAEQGAKIVATMPFFAGFSESHCEPSPYSPVSRLFWNDLYLDLNHLDDKEDKLAHEQINVSGLVDYPAAARAKRERFENHIDHFLSDEELQSELKTYIDTHPLVKKYALFRAKNEVDKQTWPNWADSEKKGNLKLDKNLENYYNYHLLAQWQFDKQLKAFRKELNKRGQLLYLDLPVGVHKDGFDTWHFQDKFLEGMSIGAPPDPVFKEGQNWGSPPLSPTTLKNTHFDYFILMLRHIFQYVDILRIDHVMGLNRLFWIPDNFPISEGVYVQYPAEEMYAILSLESNRHKAAIIGENLGCVPPITNKMMAAHDMVQMNITQYLLESKLPLAPAAELMLTSLNTHDMPTFFAFCQGLDIEKSKQEKKLATNVFHDAIQKRKKQIQLLRKTLAKHHLDEDNLLESNLKFLAGSKAKILILNIEDLWQETKPQNTPASGVDEPNWRRKFAYSIEQIKTMSVVNHLLQVVRKLRPEKPNVVKQPSHISLINNEDLYLFNEGTHYQLYKHLGAHDITRKGVEGIYFAVWAPNASYVSVIGDFNCWNRKEHPMTTVDSSGIWEAFIPTAKPGDLYKFYIESRHHHHSVEKADPFAFLQEVPPNTASKVWRSAYQWQDTKWMAKRRQHQQLNSPISIYEVHLGSWRRVPEEGCRFLSYRELAPLLTEYVLNMNFTHVEFLPVMEHPFYGSWGYQTLGYFAPTARFGNPDDFKYLIDYLHQHNIGVILDWVPSHFPNDEHGLAYFDGTHLFEHSDPRKGFHPDWKSAIFNYSRHEVKSFLISSALYWLDYYHIDGLRVDAVASMLYLNYSRSEGEWIPNSHGGNENLEAIDFLQSLNKAIYHYFPDVQTFAEESTAWPGVSKPTYIGGLGFGFKWDMGWMHDTLFYLHLDPIHRRYHQHRLSFRMIYAFNENFTLSLSHDEAVHGKGSLLAKMAGDEWQQFANLRLLYGYMFGLPGKKLLFMGNEFGQKGEWNHETSLDWHVLKWPLHRGLQEWVATLNKLYRQESALHDFDNESAGFEWVDCEDACNSVYSFLRKSASHELILIILNCTPVTRFFYRVGVPKPGQWQLIASSDATQYGGAGNHDTNLTTEKHPFHYRHYSVNLTLPGLSVGFYKWIEK, encoded by the coding sequence TTGAGCCAAGATAAGACACAGCAAGCATTATTAGAATTAGCACAAGATGCGGGTATTTTAATTTCTTATGAAAGTGCTTGGAAAGAGAAAGTAGTAGCAACTGAGCCGGTTATTTTATGCCTGTTAAATCGTTTAGGTATTCCTATAAAAAAGGTTGAACAAGCGCCTGATTTTTTAAAAAAATCATTAGAAAATAAAATCAGTGCTAAGATTGAAAAAAATATTGTTATATGGGATGGCCAGGCTAGAAAAATACCTGTTCTGCTTACAGAGCAAGAAAGTAAGGAAGCGGTAATTTACTCTATTAAGCTTGAAGATGGTTCAATCATCGATGGGGAAATTACTCTAAGCAAAATCAGAGCGAAACGCAAACAAGCTCATGGCATAGATTATATTGAGAAATTAATATCCTTGCCTAAATTGCCAATAGGTTATCATCAGTTACAAATTAAATTATTAAACCATGCTTACACAAGCCTATTAATTGTCGCGCCAACGAAATTTTACACAGCTAATATTGATAAAGATCCTTGCTATGGCATATTTGCACCCATTTATGCTTTGCATGATGAGCAAGTGACGCAATGCGGTGATTTAGCAACGTTTAGTCATTTTTCATCTTGGCTTGCTGAACAAGGTGCAAAAATTGTAGCGACAATGCCTTTTTTTGCTGGTTTTTCTGAAAGTCATTGTGAACCAAGTCCTTATTCACCAGTTAGTCGTTTATTTTGGAATGATTTATATCTTGATTTAAATCACTTAGATGATAAGGAAGATAAGCTTGCCCATGAACAAATAAACGTAAGTGGCTTAGTAGATTACCCTGCAGCTGCGAGAGCAAAAAGAGAGCGCTTTGAAAATCATATTGATCATTTTTTATCTGATGAAGAATTACAAAGCGAGTTAAAAACTTATATTGATACGCATCCTTTAGTAAAAAAATATGCGCTTTTTAGAGCTAAAAATGAAGTTGATAAACAAACTTGGCCTAATTGGGCTGATAGTGAAAAGAAAGGTAATCTTAAATTAGATAAAAATTTAGAGAATTATTATAACTATCATTTGCTCGCGCAATGGCAATTTGATAAGCAGTTAAAAGCGTTTAGAAAAGAGTTAAATAAACGCGGCCAGCTTCTCTATTTAGATTTACCGGTTGGTGTCCATAAAGATGGTTTTGATACGTGGCATTTTCAGGATAAGTTTTTAGAGGGCATGAGTATTGGCGCACCACCTGATCCGGTTTTTAAAGAGGGTCAAAATTGGGGCTCACCACCTTTAAGCCCTACAACTCTTAAAAATACACATTTTGATTATTTTATTTTAATGTTACGCCATATTTTTCAATATGTAGATATTTTGCGTATTGATCATGTGATGGGTTTAAATCGTCTCTTTTGGATTCCTGATAATTTTCCCATCTCAGAAGGAGTCTACGTACAATACCCTGCGGAAGAAATGTATGCCATTTTATCCCTCGAATCCAATCGCCATAAAGCAGCTATTATTGGTGAAAATTTAGGATGTGTTCCACCGATTACCAATAAAATGATGGCAGCGCATGACATGGTGCAAATGAATATTACCCAATATTTATTAGAATCAAAACTGCCGCTTGCGCCTGCTGCTGAATTAATGCTTACCAGTTTAAATACCCATGATATGCCAACTTTTTTTGCCTTTTGTCAAGGTTTAGATATTGAAAAGAGTAAGCAAGAAAAAAAATTAGCTACCAACGTTTTTCATGATGCCATTCAAAAGCGAAAAAAGCAGATTCAATTATTAAGAAAAACATTAGCAAAGCATCATTTAGATGAAGATAATTTATTAGAATCTAATTTAAAATTTTTAGCAGGCAGTAAAGCTAAAATTTTAATTTTAAATATTGAAGATTTATGGCAAGAAACAAAACCCCAAAATACCCCAGCCAGTGGAGTAGATGAACCAAATTGGCGCCGGAAATTTGCTTATTCGATTGAGCAAATTAAAACAATGTCTGTTGTTAATCACTTGTTACAAGTAGTTAGAAAGCTTAGGCCTGAAAAGCCTAATGTAGTTAAGCAGCCTAGTCACATATCACTTATTAACAACGAAGATCTTTATCTCTTTAACGAGGGCACTCATTATCAACTCTATAAGCATCTAGGCGCACATGATATAACTAGGAAAGGTGTCGAGGGTATTTATTTTGCTGTTTGGGCACCAAATGCTAGTTATGTTTCTGTGATAGGTGATTTTAATTGTTGGAATAGAAAAGAACATCCTATGACTACTGTTGATTCTTCTGGAATCTGGGAGGCATTTATTCCAACAGCAAAACCAGGTGATTTGTATAAATTTTATATTGAGTCCAGGCATCATCACCATAGTGTCGAGAAAGCAGATCCCTTTGCCTTTTTACAAGAGGTGCCACCGAATACTGCTTCTAAAGTATGGCGCTCAGCATACCAATGGCAGGATACAAAGTGGATGGCCAAACGTCGTCAGCATCAACAGTTAAATTCACCAATTTCAATTTATGAAGTTCACTTAGGCTCCTGGCGACGGGTGCCAGAAGAAGGTTGCCGTTTTCTAAGTTACCGTGAACTGGCGCCGTTATTAACTGAGTATGTTTTAAACATGAACTTTACTCATGTTGAGTTCTTACCCGTCATGGAACATCCCTTCTATGGCTCTTGGGGATATCAGACACTAGGTTATTTTGCACCCACAGCACGTTTCGGTAATCCAGATGATTTTAAATATTTAATTGATTATTTGCATCAGCACAATATTGGGGTCATTCTTGATTGGGTGCCTTCTCATTTCCCCAATGATGAGCATGGATTAGCTTATTTCGATGGCACACATCTATTCGAACATAGCGATCCGCGAAAAGGATTTCATCCCGATTGGAAAAGCGCTATTTTTAATTATAGCCGTCATGAAGTTAAATCTTTTTTAATTAGTAGTGCGTTGTATTGGTTAGATTACTACCACATTGATGGCTTACGAGTTGATGCTGTTGCTTCGATGTTGTATTTAAATTATTCGCGCTCTGAAGGAGAATGGATTCCCAATAGTCATGGTGGCAATGAGAACCTTGAAGCCATTGATTTCTTACAGTCCTTGAACAAAGCAATCTATCATTATTTTCCTGATGTGCAAACGTTTGCTGAAGAATCTACTGCCTGGCCAGGTGTGTCTAAGCCAACTTACATAGGCGGCCTAGGTTTTGGGTTTAAATGGGACATGGGGTGGATGCATGATACCTTATTCTACTTACACCTTGATCCTATTCATCGTCGTTATCATCAGCATCGATTGTCATTTCGAATGATTTATGCCTTTAATGAGAATTTTACGCTTTCTTTATCACATGATGAAGCTGTGCATGGCAAAGGTTCTTTATTGGCAAAAATGGCAGGTGATGAATGGCAGCAGTTTGCTAATTTGCGGCTACTGTATGGCTATATGTTTGGCTTACCGGGTAAAAAATTATTATTTATGGGTAATGAATTTGGCCAGAAGGGCGAATGGAATCATGAAACTAGTCTAGACTGGCATGTGCTTAAGTGGCCCTTGCATCGTGGGTTACAAGAGTGGGTCGCTACATTAAATAAGCTTTACAGACAAGAAAGCGCTTTACATGATTTTGATAATGAATCCGCAGGCTTTGAATGGGTTGATTGTGAAGACGCCTGTAACAGCGTTTATAGTTTTTTACGCAAATCAGCTAGCCATGAGCTAATATTAATAATATTAAATTGTACGCCCGTGACTCGGTTTTTTTACCGCGTGGGTGTACCAAAGCCGGGCCAATGGCAGCTTATTGCTTCAAGCGATGCAACACAATATGGCGGCGCAGGTAATCACGATACAAACTTAACTACTGAAAAACATCCGTTTCATTATCGTCATTACTCCGTTAATCTAACTTTACCGGGCTTAAGTGTGGGTTTTTATAAATGGATAGAAAAATAA
- the treY gene encoding malto-oligosyltrehalose synthase, with protein MHIPLSTYRVQLNKELPFAKIEEILGYLKKLGISDVYTSPIMQAQPGSSHGYDATNYEKINPDLGGYDGFKRFCLKLQENSLNLCVDIVPNHMASTEHNPYWQDVVKNREKSEHAFLFDINWAGSTDEKLSYRRFFDINELVCMRVEDDEVFKKTHQLLFSLVKENLIQGLRIDHIDGLRSPAKYLKNLKAHTRSDFYIIVEKILGFAETLPDEWPIDGTTGYDFLNRLNQVFVEPAGLKKIISHYQEVTHAQKSVEQIRQDSIILVIEKLFSAEFTNLVNQLKEFIDEYDDEVGIILLQMSAFMPIYRIYGNQEQFSDDEKDLINKIADKINTKRRDLLERIKQVILLQFPPDLSEQQKQLWARWLSNWQVLTGPLMAKGFEDTTCYNFNAFLSLNEVGSAPEYYTRAGHLDDFHEYNELKQQKWPYSLNATSTHDTKRSEDVRARLNVLSELKDEWVSLSTRWIKENHSKKTLLNQEMAPDVIDEFMIYQTLLGIWPIHDANSDLQQRIHNFLTKALRERKSHTTWFAPNEAYEKATMQFFDTLIASQTFLESFTAFQKKVAFFGMYNSLAQIVLKTTAPGVPDFYQGCESWCFSLVDPDNRHPIDYQSIKALESHDSLAQLLKNWEDGRIKFNTTCKLLEIRNSFKEVFLHGKYIPLSTQGGLAKHVIAFAREFDNSYVIVVALRFVTDLLAPFEHWSNAAFSQEDKIILPKLYKREFHSLLTGEKIISTDEAILVADVLKTLPFNIF; from the coding sequence ATGCATATTCCACTATCTACCTATCGAGTGCAGCTTAATAAAGAGTTGCCTTTTGCCAAAATTGAAGAAATTCTTGGTTATTTAAAAAAACTTGGCATCTCAGATGTTTATACCTCACCTATTATGCAAGCGCAGCCAGGGAGTAGTCATGGTTATGATGCGACAAATTATGAAAAAATTAATCCAGATTTAGGTGGCTATGATGGCTTTAAACGGTTTTGTTTAAAATTACAAGAAAATAGCTTAAATCTCTGTGTCGATATTGTACCTAATCACATGGCTTCTACCGAGCACAACCCCTATTGGCAAGACGTGGTTAAAAATAGAGAAAAATCAGAGCATGCCTTTCTTTTTGATATTAATTGGGCAGGTTCTACGGATGAAAAATTAAGTTATCGGCGTTTTTTTGATATTAATGAATTAGTGTGTATGCGAGTAGAAGACGACGAAGTCTTTAAAAAAACGCATCAATTATTATTTTCTTTAGTTAAAGAGAATTTAATTCAAGGGCTAAGGATCGATCACATTGATGGCTTGCGAAGCCCTGCGAAGTACTTAAAAAATTTAAAAGCACATACGCGCTCAGACTTTTATATCATTGTTGAAAAAATACTAGGTTTTGCTGAAACGCTTCCAGATGAGTGGCCCATTGATGGTACAACAGGCTATGATTTTTTGAATCGTTTAAACCAAGTGTTTGTAGAACCTGCTGGGTTAAAAAAAATTATTTCTCATTATCAAGAAGTAACGCATGCGCAAAAATCAGTTGAGCAAATTCGTCAAGACAGTATTATCTTAGTTATTGAAAAGTTATTCAGTGCTGAATTCACAAACTTAGTCAATCAACTCAAAGAATTTATAGACGAATACGATGATGAAGTAGGAATTATTCTATTACAAATGTCAGCTTTTATGCCTATCTATAGAATCTACGGTAATCAAGAACAGTTTTCTGACGATGAAAAAGACTTAATTAATAAGATTGCTGATAAAATTAACACCAAGCGACGCGATTTACTTGAGCGTATTAAACAAGTCATTTTATTGCAATTTCCTCCTGACTTAAGTGAACAACAAAAACAGCTTTGGGCTAGATGGTTAAGTAATTGGCAAGTATTAACCGGCCCGTTAATGGCTAAAGGATTTGAAGACACCACCTGTTATAACTTCAATGCGTTTTTATCTTTAAATGAAGTAGGCAGTGCGCCTGAGTATTACACGCGTGCAGGTCACCTTGATGATTTCCATGAGTATAATGAATTAAAGCAGCAAAAATGGCCCTATAGCTTAAATGCGACATCAACACATGATACAAAACGCAGTGAAGATGTACGGGCCAGATTAAATGTCTTAAGTGAATTAAAAGATGAGTGGGTATCGTTATCAACGCGCTGGATTAAGGAAAATCATTCTAAGAAAACATTACTAAATCAAGAGATGGCGCCTGATGTGATTGATGAGTTTATGATTTATCAAACACTACTAGGTATTTGGCCTATTCATGATGCTAACAGCGATTTACAGCAACGTATTCATAATTTTCTCACGAAGGCGTTGCGAGAGCGTAAATCCCATACTACTTGGTTTGCACCTAATGAGGCTTACGAAAAGGCAACGATGCAGTTTTTTGACACACTCATTGCCAGTCAAACCTTTTTAGAAAGCTTTACTGCCTTTCAAAAAAAAGTAGCCTTCTTTGGTATGTACAATTCATTAGCACAAATCGTTTTAAAAACCACAGCGCCTGGCGTACCTGATTTTTATCAAGGTTGTGAAAGCTGGTGTTTTAGTTTAGTTGATCCAGATAATAGGCATCCAATTGACTATCAATCCATTAAAGCTTTAGAAAGCCATGACTCTTTAGCACAGCTATTAAAGAATTGGGAAGATGGCCGCATTAAATTCAATACCACATGTAAGCTCTTAGAAATCAGAAACTCGTTTAAAGAAGTATTCCTGCATGGCAAATACATCCCTTTAAGTACACAAGGAGGGTTAGCAAAGCATGTCATTGCCTTTGCCAGAGAATTTGATAATTCTTATGTGATAGTTGTGGCCTTGCGCTTTGTAACGGACTTGCTTGCACCATTTGAGCATTGGTCCAATGCAGCTTTCAGTCAGGAAGATAAGATTATTTTACCCAAACTTTATAAGCGTGAATTTCATTCATTATTAACTGGTGAAAAGATTATCAGTACCGATGAGGCCATATTGGTAGCAGATGTGTTAAAAACGCTACCGTTTAATATTTTTTAA
- the treZ gene encoding malto-oligosyltrehalose trehalohydrolase: MDRKITRTLGANLNPDGSCTFRVWAPFAEQMQIKLGVMPEEMACLNMHKGSDDYYELTVPNIKEGTRYYYYFANKLLPDLASDYQPEGILGPTEIISKRKFEPWKVIALADYIIYELHVGTFSAEGTFAGIIPYLPELKALGITAIELMPIAQFPGGRNWGYDGVLPFAVQNTYGGPQALKQLVDACHELELAVILDVVYNHLGPEGNFFTEFGPYLTDKYLTPWGKTLNFDDYYSHHVRRYFIENALHWFSEYGIDALRLDALHAIVDTSAYPFLEELADRVSELSEALGQQFYLIAESSANDPRLIRTKDDYGFGLHAQWNDDFHHALHTLLTKEQDTYYQDYGDIKHFLKAYKEGYVYTGEYSPFRKQPHGVSAQLIPAERFVVFMQNHDHIGNRPTGDRLTQLLSPAQLRFGAALLFFAPYIPLIFMGEEYGEVAPFQYFISHTDEQLIEAVRRGRRDEFSFREDVVVPDPYDERTYQSSKLNHALKKENEHQLMWRYYQSLMQIRRSHPALCELNKNNLSFDLFNNDKLWLIKRTNRQHELLLVANFSPEMLDYKEYLNTQDLTLLLDSYDYEPVKQENEQVHAHLQPFGVLLFERITESD, translated from the coding sequence ATGGATAGAAAAATAACTAGGACATTAGGTGCAAATTTAAACCCAGACGGCTCTTGTACCTTTCGCGTTTGGGCACCTTTTGCTGAACAGATGCAAATTAAGCTAGGCGTCATGCCAGAAGAAATGGCCTGCTTAAATATGCATAAAGGGAGCGATGATTACTATGAGCTTACTGTGCCTAATATCAAGGAAGGCACACGCTATTACTATTATTTTGCAAACAAATTATTACCAGATTTAGCGTCAGATTATCAACCTGAAGGCATTTTGGGGCCTACAGAAATTATTAGTAAAAGGAAGTTTGAGCCTTGGAAAGTCATTGCCTTAGCAGATTATATTATTTATGAGCTTCATGTTGGCACTTTTTCAGCAGAGGGCACTTTTGCGGGCATTATTCCTTACTTACCAGAGCTTAAAGCACTAGGTATAACAGCCATTGAGCTTATGCCTATAGCACAATTTCCAGGTGGTAGAAATTGGGGCTATGATGGTGTATTGCCGTTTGCTGTACAAAATACGTATGGTGGCCCGCAAGCTTTAAAACAGTTAGTAGACGCTTGTCATGAGCTTGAGTTGGCAGTCATTTTAGATGTCGTTTATAACCATCTGGGCCCTGAGGGTAATTTCTTTACCGAATTTGGTCCTTATCTCACTGATAAATACCTTACGCCTTGGGGAAAAACATTAAACTTTGATGATTACTATAGTCATCATGTGCGTCGTTATTTCATTGAAAATGCGCTGCATTGGTTTTCCGAATATGGTATTGATGCGCTGCGCCTAGATGCATTGCATGCTATTGTTGATACTTCTGCTTATCCTTTTTTAGAAGAACTTGCTGATAGAGTAAGCGAACTATCAGAAGCCTTAGGGCAGCAATTTTATTTAATTGCTGAGAGCAGTGCTAATGATCCAAGGCTTATTCGAACTAAAGACGACTATGGCTTTGGTTTACATGCACAATGGAATGATGATTTTCATCATGCCTTGCATACGCTACTAACTAAAGAGCAAGATACTTATTATCAAGATTATGGTGATATAAAGCACTTTTTAAAGGCTTATAAAGAAGGCTATGTTTATACTGGTGAGTATTCTCCCTTCCGTAAGCAGCCTCATGGTGTTAGCGCGCAGCTCATTCCTGCTGAGCGTTTTGTTGTATTTATGCAAAACCATGATCACATTGGTAATCGCCCTACAGGTGATCGATTAACACAGCTACTTTCGCCTGCTCAATTACGGTTTGGCGCAGCTTTACTATTTTTCGCACCCTACATCCCACTTATTTTTATGGGTGAAGAATATGGTGAAGTTGCGCCATTTCAATATTTTATTAGCCATACTGATGAGCAATTAATAGAGGCAGTGCGCCGGGGGCGACGTGACGAATTTTCGTTTCGAGAAGATGTTGTTGTTCCTGATCCTTATGATGAGCGCACTTACCAATCCAGTAAGCTAAATCACGCGCTTAAAAAGGAAAATGAACATCAATTAATGTGGCGTTATTACCAAAGCCTTATGCAAATACGGCGTAGTCATCCAGCACTTTGTGAATTGAATAAAAATAACTTGTCTTTTGACTTATTCAATAATGACAAGTTATGGCTAATTAAGCGTACTAACCGACAACATGAGCTATTACTGGTTGCGAATTTCTCGCCTGAAATGCTTGATTACAAGGAATATCTTAATACTCAGGATTTAACATTGTTATTAGATTCCTATGATTATGAGCCAGTGAAACAAGAAAATGAGCAGGTTCATGCCCATTTACAACCTTTTGGCGTTTTACTTTTTGAAAGGATAACCGAAAGTGACTAA
- a CDS encoding DUF3536 domain-containing protein: MTNKYLCIHGHFYQPPRENPWLEAVENQESAAPYHDWNERITEECYAPNAASRILNPEGKITAISNNYEKISFNFGPTLLAWISEKNPLLLQLLREADSKSQERLNGHGNALAQSYNHIIMPLANSADKYTQLYWGIKDFEYYFGRAPEGLWLSETAVDLETLDMMSDLGIKFTILAPNQLKHVRRIGSEEWHEDGDFTIGTPYLQRLPSGRTITLFFYDGGVSKAVAFEKLLTHGEDFANRLLGAFPQEWTTNTLMHIATDGETYGHHHPHGDMGLAYAIHHIEQNSDVEIVNYGYFLEIQPPEFEVEIWEHSSWSCAHGVERWKSNCGCNNGQGWHQEWRGPLRSALDWLRDALIPVFEEKVGALVNDPWAARNDYIEVIHDRTKQDSFLEKHAQKKLKQHEKETVLKWMELQRSAMLMYTSCGWFFDELSGIETVQVMKYAARVLQLYKELMDHSLEDEFLEKLALAPSNFPHFKDGAQLYNMFVKPLCIDLFNVSAHLAASLPFTTYEDKVEMFCYQCELINTRKTVEGKSQLISGELLVTSNITSESLRAWYWLFYQGDHNLICAIKHPDKSLEGIADTLHDTFSTGDIFQVIKLFENYFGENTISLRDLFYDTKLRITEEILSSSLGDLELNYRRFFDDNAPMINFISDLNIDLPRTIKGALNSLINTDIIHLFLGPNPSIEDLQSIFDKAKQLHVRLDNETIEFHANHMLHDNAMLIERYINDKEFLDYLIKLVSFVKSIPVNITLWHMQNEVYKLLKDNEQNHQNQLLTELASQLDLEV, encoded by the coding sequence GTGACTAATAAATATCTTTGTATACATGGACATTTTTATCAACCACCTCGCGAAAATCCTTGGCTTGAGGCAGTGGAAAATCAAGAATCGGCAGCACCTTATCACGATTGGAATGAGCGAATTACAGAGGAATGTTACGCGCCCAATGCTGCCTCAAGAATTTTAAATCCTGAAGGCAAAATTACTGCTATTTCTAATAATTATGAAAAAATTAGCTTTAACTTTGGCCCAACATTGCTTGCCTGGATCAGTGAAAAAAATCCATTACTGCTGCAGTTATTGCGTGAAGCAGATAGTAAGAGCCAAGAAAGGTTAAATGGTCACGGTAATGCGCTTGCGCAATCTTATAACCACATCATTATGCCACTTGCGAATTCAGCTGATAAATATACCCAGCTTTATTGGGGTATTAAAGATTTTGAATACTATTTTGGCCGCGCTCCTGAGGGCTTATGGTTATCTGAAACAGCCGTTGATCTCGAAACCCTTGATATGATGAGTGACTTAGGTATTAAGTTTACGATTTTAGCGCCTAATCAATTAAAGCATGTTAGGCGTATTGGCAGTGAAGAATGGCATGAAGATGGAGACTTTACTATCGGCACACCCTATTTGCAACGCCTACCTTCAGGTCGAACAATAACACTTTTTTTCTATGATGGTGGTGTATCTAAAGCTGTGGCATTTGAAAAATTATTAACTCATGGTGAAGATTTTGCTAATCGCTTATTAGGCGCGTTCCCACAAGAATGGACTACCAATACGTTAATGCATATCGCAACAGATGGTGAAACCTATGGTCATCATCATCCGCATGGCGATATGGGTTTGGCTTACGCAATTCACCATATTGAACAAAACAGTGACGTTGAAATTGTTAACTATGGTTACTTTCTTGAAATCCAACCGCCTGAATTTGAAGTAGAAATTTGGGAACATTCCTCTTGGAGTTGCGCCCATGGTGTAGAACGTTGGAAGAGTAATTGTGGGTGTAATAATGGGCAAGGCTGGCACCAAGAATGGCGCGGCCCGCTACGATCAGCGCTTGATTGGTTACGCGATGCTTTAATTCCTGTATTTGAGGAAAAAGTAGGTGCTTTAGTTAATGATCCCTGGGCAGCTAGAAATGATTACATTGAAGTTATCCATGATAGGACCAAGCAAGATTCATTTTTAGAAAAGCATGCGCAAAAGAAACTTAAACAGCATGAAAAAGAAACTGTCTTAAAATGGATGGAGCTGCAACGAAGTGCTATGTTGATGTACACCAGCTGTGGTTGGTTCTTTGATGAGCTATCTGGCATTGAAACGGTGCAGGTTATGAAATATGCAGCGCGAGTTTTACAGCTATATAAAGAGTTAATGGATCATAGCCTAGAAGATGAATTTTTGGAAAAACTAGCTTTAGCACCCTCTAATTTCCCTCATTTCAAAGATGGGGCGCAGTTATATAATATGTTTGTTAAGCCCCTTTGTATTGATTTATTTAATGTATCCGCTCACTTAGCTGCTAGCTTACCGTTTACAACGTATGAAGATAAAGTAGAAATGTTTTGTTATCAATGTGAGTTAATTAATACCCGTAAAACGGTTGAAGGTAAATCACAATTAATTAGTGGTGAGCTATTAGTTACTTCTAACATAACCTCAGAATCATTACGTGCTTGGTATTGGCTATTTTACCAAGGTGATCATAATCTTATTTGTGCTATTAAACATCCCGATAAATCATTAGAAGGAATAGCTGATACACTACATGATACCTTTAGTACAGGCGATATTTTTCAGGTCATTAAATTATTTGAAAATTACTTTGGTGAAAATACCATTTCATTGCGTGACTTATTTTATGATACTAAATTAAGAATTACAGAAGAAATATTATCTTCCTCATTAGGTGATTTAGAATTGAATTATCGCCGCTTTTTTGATGACAATGCGCCGATGATTAATTTTATTTCTGATTTAAATATTGATTTACCTAGAACAATTAAGGGCGCCTTAAATTCATTAATTAATACCGATATTATTCACCTCTTTTTAGGCCCAAACCCAAGTATTGAGGATTTGCAATCTATATTTGATAAGGCTAAGCAATTACATGTGCGCTTGGATAACGAAACCATTGAGTTTCATGCAAATCATATGTTACATGATAATGCCATGCTTATTGAGCGTTATATCAATGATAAAGAGTTCTTAGACTATCTGATTAAATTAGTGAGTTTTGTTAAATCAATTCCTGTGAATATTACGTTATGGCATATGCAAAATGAGGTTTATAAATTATTAAAAGATAATGAGCAAAACCACCAAAATCAATTACTAACCGAGTTGGCTAGTCAACTTGATTTGGAGGTCTAA